The genomic region CGTGAGGAGGCCGCGAAGCAGGTCTGTGCGAGATGCCCGGTCATGGTGGAGTGCCGGGAGCACGCACTCGTGCAGCCCGAGCCCTACGGGGTGTGGGGCGGCCTCACCGCCGCCGAACGCCGCGTGGTGCTCGCCCGGCGCCGCAGGCGCGACATGGAGCTCAAGGCCGCGGCGCCGACAGGCCGCATAGCCGGCTGAGACCGTACGCGGATGTGGGGGCCGCCCGGCCGGGCGGCCCCCACATCCGCGCGTTCCGGAGCTACTTGGCCCGGTCGAAGTCGATCGCGCTGTAGGCGCGCAGCTTCGACAGCCGGTGGGTCGAGGAGATCGTCCGGATCGTGCCGGACTTGGAGCGCATCACGATCGACTCGGTGGTCGCCGTCTCCGCGCGGTACCGCACACCGCGCATCAGCTCACCGTCGGTGATCCCCGTCGCCACGAAGAACACGTTGTCGCCGCTGACCAGGTCGTCGGTCGACAGCACCCGGTCCAGGTCGTGGCCGGCGTCCAGCGCCTTCTGCCGCTCGGCCTCGTCCTTGGGCCAGAGCTTGCCCTGGATGACACCGCCGAGGCACTTTATGGCGCAGGCCGAGATGATGCCCTCGGGGGTGCCGCCGATGCCCATCAGCAGGTCGACGCCGGTGCCCTCGCGGGCGGCCATGATGGAGCCTGCCACGTCGCCGTCGGAGATGAACTTGATCCGGGCGCCGGTCTCGCGGATCTCCTTGACGATGCCGTCGTGGCGTGGGCGGTCCAGGACGACGACGGTGACGTCCTCGGGTGTGGAGTTCTTCGCCCGTGCGACGCGCCGGATGTTCACCGCCACGGGGGCGTTGATGTCGACGAAGTCGGCGGCCTCGGGCCCCGTGACCAGCTTGTCCATGTAGAAGACGGCGGACGGGTCGAACATCGCGCCGCGGTCCGCGGCGGCCAGTACGGCGATCGCGTTGGGCATGCCCTTCGCGTTGAGCGTGGTGCCGTCGATCGGGTCGACGGCGATGTCGACCTCGGCTCCGGTGCCGTCGCCGACGCGCTCGCCGTTGAACAGCATGGGGGCTTCGTCCTTCTCGCCCTCGCCGATGACGACGATGCCGTTCATCGACACCGTGGAGACGAGCGTGCGCATGGCCTTGACGGCGGCGCCGTCGGCGCCGATCTTGTCGCCGCGGCCGACCCAGCGCCCCGCGGCCATGGCCGCGGCCTCGGTGACGCGCACCAGCTCCAGAGCCAGGTTGCGGTCGGGGGCCTCCGGGGAGACCTCGAGCTGGGACGGCAGATGATGCTCGGACATCGGAGCGCACCTTTCTGTACGACGACGACCGGAAAAGAGGGTGCTTCGACTCTATCGTCAGGTCGATAAAACGAGCAGGGCGGGTCACTTATGAGCGGGTGCCCGCTGGCCGGGCGTCCGGTGGGCCATGCCACCATTGAGTCCGTGGCAAGCAAGCGAGGCAAGCAGACCGTCCGGGACATGATCCTGTCGATGCTCGTGATCACCGCAGTGGCGGGCGTCGTCTACATCTTCATCCCGCACGACGACAAGGCCGACCCCATCAAGGCGGTCGACTACCGGGTCGAGCTCGCGACGGCCCGTCGCGCCGCACCGTATCCAGTGGCGGCCCCGGCCGGACTGCCGGAGGGCTGGAAGCCGACCTCCGTCTCGTACGAGGGGCAGAACGGCGCCGGCTGGCACCTCGGTTTCCTCGACCCGGACAAGAAGTACGTGGCCGTGGAGCAGTCGACGGCCCCGGCGAAGAAGTACGTGTCCGAGGTCAGCCGGGACGCCGAGAACACCGGACGGACGCGCGAGGTCTCGGGTCAGGACTGGGAGATCTGGAACGGCCCCAAGTACGACGCGCTGGTGCTGCACGCCGAGGGCGTGACGACGGTGGTCACCGGCTCGGCCCCCGCGGACCGGCTGGCGGAGATGGCCGCCGCACTGAAGACGGCCCCCGCCGCCGACGCCTCCGGCGCTCCCGCCGCCTCCTGACGGCCCCGTACCACCGCGAGAGCCCCACGACGCTCGGCGTCGTGGGGCTCTTCGGCTGTTCCCGGAGGGGTCAGACGGTCGTGATGACCTCGTCGTAGGACAGGCGCGGCAGGCGCGGGAACCAGGCGTCCTCGCCCGGCTTGCCGATGTTGACGGCCATGAGCAGCTTGTGGTCGCCGTCCAGGAACTCCTTCTCGATGCCCGCGGCGTCGAAGCCGGTCATCGGGCCGGCGGCCAGGCCGGCGGCGCGGACGCCGATGATGAAGTAGGCGGCCTGTAGCGTGGCGTTGAGCGCGGCCGACTGCTCGCGGACCGGGCGCTCGGAGAAGAACGCGTCCTTGGCCTGCGGGAAGTGCGGCAGGAGCGCCGGGAGTTCCTCGTGGAACTCGTGGTCCGCGACGAGGAGCGCGACCAGCGGTGCGGCGGAGGTCTTCGCCCGGTTGCCCTCGGCCATGTGCTTCACGAGACGCTCGCGGCCCTCGGGCGTACGGACCAGGACGACGCGCAGCGGCGACTGGTTGAAGGCCGTGGGGCCGTACTTGACCAGGTCGTAGATCGCCTGGACCTGCTCGTCGGTCACCGGCTCGTCGGTGAACGTGTTGGCAGTGCGGGCCTCACGGAAGAGGAGGTCCTGGGCGGCGGGGTCAAGAACGAGGGACATCTGGAGCGTTACCTTCCGGGCTGCGGGTCAAGCGACACGATCACCGTAACCGAAGAATAGATTAAACTTCAACTAAATCGTTCCCGGAGTGATCCACGGCACAACCGGCCCGCGATGCGCCTCCGGGACCCCCCTACTCCGCGTCGCCGCCGGCCTCCGAGGGTTCCTCGGGGCGCGCCAGTGCAGCGTCCAGCCTGGCCCGCGCGCCCTCCAGCCAGTGCCGGCACACCTTCGCCAGCTCCTCGCCGCGCTCCCACAGGGCCAGCGACTCCTCCAGCGTCGTGCCGCCCGCCTCCAGGCGGCGTACGACCTCGATCAGCTCGTCCCGCGCCTGCTCGTACCCGAGCGTGCCGGTCGCGGCAGCCGTCGTCGTCCCGTCGTCCGTCATGCCGACCACCCTATGCGCGGGGTCGGACATACCAGGCCGCTCACTCCGCGACCCGTACCGTGAACTCGCCCTCGGATACACGCGCCCGCAGCTCCCCGCCCGGCGCCCCGGCATCCGCGGGAGAGCGCACCACATGGCCGTCCGGCCGCTGAAGCACCGCGTATCCCCGCTCCAGCGTCGCCGCGGGCGAGAGCGCCACCACCCGGGCCCGGGTGTGCGAGAGCTCCGAGTCGGCACGGTCCAGCAGATGGCCGAGCACCCTGCGGCTCCGCCCCACCAGCGCGTCGACCTCGGCCTCCCGCTCGTCCACCATCCGCTGCGGCCGCTCCATGGAGGACCTGCCCAGCGCGTGCGCCAGCCCACGCTCCTCCCTGTCGAGCAGCCCTCGCACGGTCCGCAGCGCCCGGTCCCGGAGCTGCTGGACGCGGTCGAGCTCCTCGCCCACGTCCGGCACGACCTTCTTCGCCGCGTCCGTCGGCGTCGACGCCCGCACATCGGCCACCAGGTCGAGCAGGGGCGAGTCCGGTTCGTGCCCGATCGCGGAGACCACCGGTGTGCGGCACTCCGCCACCGCCCGGATCAGGGCCTCGTCGGAGAACGGCAGCAGGTCCTCGACGCTGCCGCCGCCACGGGCGACCACGATCACGTCGACCTCGGGCAGCCGGTCCAGCTCCTGGACCGCCTGGACCACCTGATTCACTGCGTGCACACCCTGGACAGCCGTGTTGCGCACCTCGAAGCGCACCGCCGGCCAGCGCCGCCTGGCGTTCTCCAGCACATCGCGCTCCGCCGCCGAGGCCCTGCCCGAGACCAGGCCGATCAGCTGCGGCAGGAAGGGCAGCGGCTTCTTCCGGTCCAGGGCGAAGAGCCCCTCGGCGGCCAGCGACTTCTTCAGCTGCTCCAGCCGCACCAGCAGCTCGCCGATGCCCACCGGCCGTATCTCCGTGGCCCGCAGGGACAGCTGCCCGCGCGGGGCGTACCACTCGGGCTTGGCGAGGACGACCACCCGCGCGCCCTCCGTCACCACATCGGCGATCCGGTCGAAGACCTGCCGGAAGCAGGTCACGCTCACCGAGATGTCGTGGGACGGGTCGCGCAGCGTCAGGAACACCACCCCGGCGCCGGGCCGGCGCGACAGCTGGGTGATCTGCCCCTCGACCCAGACCGCACCGAGCCGGTCGATCCAGCCGCCGATCAGCCGGGACACGTCGCCGACGGGCAGCGGGGCTTCCGGGGACGTAGTGAGAGCCATACGGGCGAGCGTATCGGCCGGTACGGACAATCAGGCCGCCCGGCGCCCCCACTGCACCGCGAGCACCACCAGTCCGATGCCCAGCCAGCACACCCCCACCAGCTGGGCGCTCGTCGTCGCCTCCAAAATCACCGCGACCAGCACGCCCGCGCCCACCACCGGCACCACGATGTGGCGCCACCAGTTCGGCGGCCCCTCCATCCGGCGTACGGCGAACCAGCCGACCACCGACGCGTGCAGCAGCACGAACGCGGTGAGCGCGCCCACGTTCACGACCGACACCAGGTGGTCGAGGCCGTCGTCGCGCCGGGCCGCCCACACCGCCGCCACCAGCGTCACGACCGCGGCGCACGCGATCGCGACACGCGGCACCCCGGACCGGCTGTCGACCCGGGACAGGAACGCCGGCAGCCGCCCCTCCCGCCCCATCGCGAACACCAGCCGACCGGCCGCCGCCTGCCCCGCCAGCGCCGCGAAAGCCGCGCCGATCGCCTTGCTGACGGCCACCAGATCGTGCAGCCAGGAGCCGACCGAGGCGTCCACCGCGTCGTAGAAAGCGGAGCCCTGCTTCACCGGATCCGCCGCCAGCTCCGCCGAGCTCACCGGTTCCAGCAGCGCCGCCAGGTACGACTGGACCACGAACAGCGCCCCGGCGAGCACCAGACAGAACAGCACCGCCCGCGCCACCTTCGCCGAACCCCCCGTCACCTCCTCCGCGAACGAGGCGATCGCGTCGAACCCCAGATAGGACAGCACCGCGACGGACACCGCCCCCAGTACCGCCGTCATCGAGAACCCGGTGTCCCCGGTGAGCGGCGACAGCCAGTCGCGCCGCGCCCCGTCCCTGGCCAGCACCACGGCCGCCGACACCACGAAGACCAGCAGCACCACGATCTCCATGGCGAGCACCGCGAAGCCCACCCGGGCGGCCGCCCGTACGCCCCAGAGGTTGAGCAGCGTCGTCACCACGACCGCGATCGCCGTCCACACCCACCGCGACACCTCGGGGACCAGCGCGTTCATCGCGATCCCGGAGAAGAGATAGGCGACGGCCGGGATGAGCAGGTAGTCGAGCATCGCCATCCAGCCGGCGATGAACCCCGGGCCCTCCCCGAGCCCTTTACGGGCGTACGCGAAGACCGACCCGGCGAGCGGGGCCACCCGCACCATCTGGGCGTAGCTGAACGCGGTGAAGGCCATCACCACGGTCGCCACGAGATACACCAGCGCCACGGCCCCGTCGGACCTGGCGTCCAGGGTGCCGAACACCCCGACCGGGGCCATGGGGGCGATGAACAGCAGCCCGTAGACCACCAGGTCCCGGAACCCGAGTGTCCGCCGCAGCTTTCCCTCTTCCGTGCTGCTCCCCGCCATGAACCCTCCGTCGCTGGTTGCGTACGCATCAGTCTCGCGACCCCGCCGACCCGGCGCCTGTTCGGTACGGCCTTACGATGGGACGCATGACTGCTTCTCCTGCCCGCCGTGTCCTGCTCGCAGCGCCCCGTGGCTACTGCGCGGGCGTGGACCGCGCCGTGATCGCCGTCGAGAAAGCACTGGAGCAGTACGGTGCCCCGGTCTACGTCCGTCACGAGATCGTGCACAACAAGTACGTCGTGCAGACCCTCGAGAAGAAGGGCGCGATCTTCGTCGACGTGACCGCGGAGGTGCCCGAGGGCTCCATCGTGATGTTCTCCGCGCACGGAGTCGCCCCGACCGTCCACGCGGAGGCCGCCGAGCGCAAGCTCGCCACCATCGACGCGACCTGCCCGCTGGTCACCAAGGTCCACAAGGAAGCCGTCCGGTACGCCAAGGAGGACTACGACATCCTCCTGATCGGCCACGAGGGCCACGAGGAAGTCATCGGCACGAGCGGTGAGGCGCCCGACCACATCACGCTGGTCGACGGCCCCGACGACGTGGCGAACGTCGAGGTCCGCGACGAGTCGAAGGTCGTCTGGCTCTCCCAGACCACGCTCTCCGTCGACGAGACGATGGAGACGGTCGGCGCCCTCAAGAACAAGTTCCCCAACCTCCTCTCCCCGCCGAGCGACGACATCTGCTACGCCACGCAGAACCGCCAGGTCGCGGTGAAGAAGCTGGCCGAGGACGCCGAGCTGGTCATCGTCGTCGGCTCGAAGAACTCCTCCAACTCGATCCGCATGGTCGAGGTCGCCCTGGACGCCGGCGCACCCGCCGCCCACCTGGTGGACTTCGCCGACGAGATCGACGAGGCATGGCTGGAGGGCGTCACCACCGTCGGCCTCACCTCGGGCGCCTCGGTGCCGGACGTCCTCGTCGACGGCGTGCTGGAGTGGCTGGGCGAGCGGGGTTACGCCGACGTCGAGACGGTGAAGACCGCGGACGAGTCGATCACCTTCTCGCTGCCCAAGGAGCTCCGGCGCGACCTGCGCGCCGAGGCCGCCGCGCTCGCCGCGGAGTGACCGGGGCGCGCCCGGCCCCCCGCCGGGCGACCCGGGTGCGCCCGCCGGATCGCCCCTCCGGGGAGTGATCCTCGCCACCTGCCCGTACCGTGGATCGCATGGAGATCTTCGGTGTGGACATCGGCGGTTCAGGGATCAAGGGTGCGCCCGTGGACCTGGACCGCGGAGAGCTGGCGCAGGCGCGCCACAAGGTACTGACACCTCACCCGGCCACGCCCGGGAGCGTGGCGGACGGTGTGGCCGAGGTCGTCGGCCATTTCGACTGGCAGGGGCCGGTCGGCATCACGTTCCCCGGAGTCGTCACGGGCGGCGTCACCAGGACCGCGGCCAACGTGGACAAGGGCTGGATCGACACGGACGCGCGGGCGCTGCTCAGCGAACGCATCGGCCAGTCCGTGACCATCCTCAACGACGCCGACGCGGCCGGCATCGCCGAGATGACCTTCGGCGCGGGCCGTGACCGCAAGGGCACGGTGATCGTGCTGACCCTCGGTACGGGCATCGGCAGCGCGGTCTTCACCGACGGGCAGCTCGTCCCCAACACGGAGCTCGGCCACCTGGAGCTGCACGGCCACGACGCGGAGAAGCGCGCCTCCACGAAGGCCAAGGAGGACGAGGACCTCAGCTGGCAGCACTGGGCGCACCGGGTGCAGAAATACCTGGTCCACGTGGAGATGCTGTTCTCGCCCGAGCTCTTCATCATCGGCGGGGGCGTCAGCCGCAAGGCGGAGAAGTTCCTGCCACTCATCGAACACGTGCGCGCCGAGATGGTCCCGGCCCAGCTGCAGAACAACGCGGGCATCGTCGGGGCGGCCATGGCGGCCGCCGGCAAGTAGCGTCTACGCGCGGGGGCGGCGGACGGCCCGGTCGGCCCTGGCCAGGTGGCGCTGCCGCTCCCGCATCTGCCGGATCTTCCGTACGGAGGCGATGAGACCCGCGACGAGCGTGCCCCCGTACAGCCAGCCCGCTTGGACGGCGAGCGCTGTCACGACGGCCATCGCCTGCCCGCCGAAGCCGCCCGTGCCCCCGGCGACGGGGATCACGCCGACCGCGAAAGCGATGGGCACGATGATCGGGGCGGTCACCAGGTCGGCGGGCCGCACCCAGAGGGCGGTCAGGGCGCTGACCGGCAGGAAGAGCAGCCCGTACACGAGCTCCGAACCGCCGAGGAGCAGCCGGTCCACGCACGCCAGCAGGAACATCGCCAGCGCCGCGAAGAGTCCGGCGCCGATGCCGGTCAGCCGGGGGTTGGGGAATCTGCGCAGCGCGAGGACCACGGGCGGGGCCGTGCGCCGGGGCCCGGGGCCCGGACCGGCCGCCGGCGCCGGGGCGACCGCCACCGCCACCGGATAACCGGCCGCACCCGTGACCTCACCGAGGCCGCCGGGCGGTGCGGGCCGGCCCTGCGCGGGCTGGGTGCGCTGCGGGGTACGTGTCCTGTGCTGCTCCACCCCGACAACCTAGGACGCCGGGTGCACTCTTTCGGGCGTTGGACACGCGTTTTGGGTGACCTTGGCGTTGCGTTCGATACCGCACGGCCGAAACATGACCGTTCGGCCCTGGACCGGCCCCCGGCAGGCCCTTCCCCGACCCCCGTGCCCGCACCCGTGACGGGCCGCCCGGCCCCGCCCGTAAACTGGAGAATCGGTCCACTCCCGGCCCGCCCGCACAGCCCCTCTCCTCCACTTCAGGAAGTCGCCAAAGTGTCGCTCACGATCGGAATCGTCGGCCTGCCGAATGTCGGCAAGTCGACCCTGTTCAACGCCCTGACCAAGAACGACGTGCTGGCGGCCAACTACCCGTTCGCCACCATCGAGCCGAACGTCGGCGTCGTGGGCGTCCCCGACCCGCGCCTGAACAAGCTCGCCGAGATCTTCAGCTCGCAGAAGCTGCTCCCGGCCACCGTCGACTTCGTCGACATCGCGGGCATCGTGCGGGGCGCGAGCGAGGGCGAGGGCCTGGGCAACAAGTTCCTCGCGAACATCCGCGAGTCCGATGCGATCTGCCAGGTCATCCGGGCCTTCAAGGACGAGAACGTCGTCCACGTCGACGGCAAGGTCTCGCCCAAGGACGACATCGAGACGATCAACACCGAGTTGATCCTCGCCGACCTCCAGTCCGTCGAGAAGGCCGTACCGCGCCTGACGAAGGAGGCCCGCCTCCAGAAGGACAAGGTCGCGGTCCTCGCCGCCGTCGAGGAGGCCCAGAAGATCCTCGAAGCGGGCGACACGCTCTTCTCCCAGGGCATCACGGCCGGCACGGAGAAGGGCCGCCTGCTCCACGAGCTGCACCTGCTCACGACGAAGCCCTTCCTGTACGTGTTCAACGTCGACGAGGACGAGCTCGTCGACGAGGACTTCAAGAACGAGCAGCGCGCCCTGGTCGCCCCGGCCGAGGCCATCTTCCTCAACGCCAAGATCGAGTCCGAGCTGATCGAGCTCGACGACGAGGAGGCCCTCGAACTCCTCCAGTCCATGGGCCAGGAGGAGCCCGGCCTGGCCACCCTCGGCCGCGTCGGCTTCGACACCCTGGGCCTCCAGACCTACCTCACGGCAGGCCCGAAGGAAGCCCGCGCCTGGACGATCAAGAAGGGCGCGACGGCTCCTGAGGCGGCAGGTGTGATCCACACCGACTTCCAGAAGGGCTTCATCAAGGCGGAGATCGTCTCCTTCGACGACCTCGTCGAGACGGGCTCGGTCGCGGAGGCCCGCGCCAAGGGCAAGGCGCGCATGGAGGGCAAGGACTACGTGATGCAGGACGGCGACGTGGTGGAGTTCCGCTTCAACGTGTAGTCGATCTAGTGAAAGTCCGCCTGACCTGCGACGGAGCGGTCAGGTGGCCTTCGCGGTCCGCACAGAGTCCGCAGCGTACGTTTGACGCGTATTCAGTACAGCCCTGGCGGATCCCGCTACGCTCCGACACGTGGTCGCCGGTGCGGCGAGCCGACCAGGCAGAGTATGGAAACGAGCAGTGATCGAGTGGGGTCAAGTGCGGGGGAGCAGGAGCTTCCGATGCCGTTGACGCTGGGGGAGCTGGAGTCGTATCTGGCGAAGGCGGCTGATCTGCTGCGGGGCAGCATCGATCAAGCGGACTTCAAGGCGTACATCTTCCCGTTGATGTTCTTCAAGCGGATCAGCGATGTGTATGACGAGGAGTACGCCCGAGCGCTGGACGAGTCTGGTGGTGACCACACGTATGCGGCGTTCGAGGAGAACCACCGGTTCGCCATCCCCGTTGGCTGCCACTGGGCAGACGTACGCGAACGTACCGAGAACGTCGGTGAGGCCCTCAAGACCGCCTTCCGCGGTATCGAGCAGGCCAACCAGGGTGCGCTGTACGGCATCTTCGGCGGCGCGACCTGGACCAACAAGGACAAGCTGCCGGACAGCAAGCTGATTGACTTGATTGAGCACTTCTCGATCAAGACTCTTTCGATCTCCCAGGCCGCTCCCGACGTGCTGGGGCAGGCGTACGAGTATCTGATCAAGCGGTTCGCCGATCAGTCCAACAAGAAGGCCGGCGAGTACTACACCCCGCGCGAGGTGGTCGCGCTGCTGGTCAACATCCTCGACCCTCAAGAGGGCGAGACGGTCTACGATCCGGCCTGTGGCACCGGTGGCATGCTGATTGAGGTCATCCAGCACATCACGGCCCGTGGCGGCGACCCGAAGACCGTGCTTGGCAAGCTTTACGGCCAGGAGAAGGTACTCACCACCTCAGCGATCGCCCGGATGAACCTGCTGCTGCACGGCATGGAGGACTTCCACATCGAGCGCGGCGACACGCTGCGAGACCCGGCCTACTTCGACCACGGTCGGCTGGCCAGGTTCGACTGCGTGGTCGCCAATCCACCGTTCTCGTTGAAGAATTGGGGCCACGAGCAGTGGGCTTCCGATCCGTGGGGTCGCAATGAGTTGGGCGGGGTGCCGCCGAAGGGGTATGCCGACTGGGCCTGGGTCCAGCACATGCTTACCTCCTCTGCACCCACCGGAGGGAGGGTCGCAGTTGTCCTCCCGCTAGGCGCCCTGTTCCGCCAGGGCGCTGAGGGCCGCGTCCGCGAGCGCATCCTCAACGCCGGCTTCGTGGAGGCCGTCATCGGCCTGGCGCCCAGCCTTTTCTACGGCACCGACCTAGCCGCCTGCGTGCTCATCCTGCGTCGTCAACGCCCCGCCGAGCAGCAAAACAAGGTGCTCTTCGTTAACGGAGAGATGCTCTTCAAGCGCGGTCGCAACCAGAACACCCTCGAGCCCGACCATGCTGAGACCCTCCTGAAGGCATATCAGCAGTACGCCAATCAGTACGGCCTGGCCGCGGTCGCGACTTTGGAGAAAATCAAGGCCAACGGCTGGAACCTGAACATCCCGCTGTACGTCGAACCGGCCGTCGGCGAGCAGATCACCCTGGAGCAGGCCGTGGCCGACCTGAAGACCGCGCATGCGAAGGCCCGCGAGACCCGCGCAGCGCTGGAGGCCGAGCTGGCGAAGTGGGGGCTGGGCGCATGACCACGACGTGCCCGAAGCGGATCACCCAGCGGGAACTGGAGTCCTACCTGTGGGGCGCCGCAGTACTGCTGAGAGG from Streptomyces sp. QL37 harbors:
- a CDS encoding APC family permease, with product MAGSSTEEGKLRRTLGFRDLVVYGLLFIAPMAPVGVFGTLDARSDGAVALVYLVATVVMAFTAFSYAQMVRVAPLAGSVFAYARKGLGEGPGFIAGWMAMLDYLLIPAVAYLFSGIAMNALVPEVSRWVWTAIAVVVTTLLNLWGVRAAARVGFAVLAMEIVVLLVFVVSAAVVLARDGARRDWLSPLTGDTGFSMTAVLGAVSVAVLSYLGFDAIASFAEEVTGGSAKVARAVLFCLVLAGALFVVQSYLAALLEPVSSAELAADPVKQGSAFYDAVDASVGSWLHDLVAVSKAIGAAFAALAGQAAAGRLVFAMGREGRLPAFLSRVDSRSGVPRVAIACAAVVTLVAAVWAARRDDGLDHLVSVVNVGALTAFVLLHASVVGWFAVRRMEGPPNWWRHIVVPVVGAGVLVAVILEATTSAQLVGVCWLGIGLVVLAVQWGRRAA
- a CDS encoding DUF6542 domain-containing protein, with product MEQHRTRTPQRTQPAQGRPAPPGGLGEVTGAAGYPVAVAVAPAPAAGPGPGPRRTAPPVVLALRRFPNPRLTGIGAGLFAALAMFLLACVDRLLLGGSELVYGLLFLPVSALTALWVRPADLVTAPIIVPIAFAVGVIPVAGGTGGFGGQAMAVVTALAVQAGWLYGGTLVAGLIASVRKIRQMRERQRHLARADRAVRRPRA
- the glpX gene encoding class II fructose-bisphosphatase; the protein is MSEHHLPSQLEVSPEAPDRNLALELVRVTEAAAMAAGRWVGRGDKIGADGAAVKAMRTLVSTVSMNGIVVIGEGEKDEAPMLFNGERVGDGTGAEVDIAVDPIDGTTLNAKGMPNAIAVLAAADRGAMFDPSAVFYMDKLVTGPEAADFVDINAPVAVNIRRVARAKNSTPEDVTVVVLDRPRHDGIVKEIRETGARIKFISDGDVAGSIMAAREGTGVDLLMGIGGTPEGIISACAIKCLGGVIQGKLWPKDEAERQKALDAGHDLDRVLSTDDLVSGDNVFFVATGITDGELMRGVRYRAETATTESIVMRSKSGTIRTISSTHRLSKLRAYSAIDFDRAK
- the xseA gene encoding exodeoxyribonuclease VII large subunit, which produces MALTTSPEAPLPVGDVSRLIGGWIDRLGAVWVEGQITQLSRRPGAGVVFLTLRDPSHDISVSVTCFRQVFDRIADVVTEGARVVVLAKPEWYAPRGQLSLRATEIRPVGIGELLVRLEQLKKSLAAEGLFALDRKKPLPFLPQLIGLVSGRASAAERDVLENARRRWPAVRFEVRNTAVQGVHAVNQVVQAVQELDRLPEVDVIVVARGGGSVEDLLPFSDEALIRAVAECRTPVVSAIGHEPDSPLLDLVADVRASTPTDAAKKVVPDVGEELDRVQQLRDRALRTVRGLLDREERGLAHALGRSSMERPQRMVDEREAEVDALVGRSRRVLGHLLDRADSELSHTRARVVALSPAATLERGYAVLQRPDGHVVRSPADAGAPGGELRARVSEGEFTVRVAE
- a CDS encoding 4-hydroxy-3-methylbut-2-enyl diphosphate reductase; this translates as MGRMTASPARRVLLAAPRGYCAGVDRAVIAVEKALEQYGAPVYVRHEIVHNKYVVQTLEKKGAIFVDVTAEVPEGSIVMFSAHGVAPTVHAEAAERKLATIDATCPLVTKVHKEAVRYAKEDYDILLIGHEGHEEVIGTSGEAPDHITLVDGPDDVANVEVRDESKVVWLSQTTLSVDETMETVGALKNKFPNLLSPPSDDICYATQNRQVAVKKLAEDAELVIVVGSKNSSNSIRMVEVALDAGAPAAHLVDFADEIDEAWLEGVTTVGLTSGASVPDVLVDGVLEWLGERGYADVETVKTADESITFSLPKELRRDLRAEAAALAAE
- a CDS encoding malonic semialdehyde reductase translates to MSLVLDPAAQDLLFREARTANTFTDEPVTDEQVQAIYDLVKYGPTAFNQSPLRVVLVRTPEGRERLVKHMAEGNRAKTSAAPLVALLVADHEFHEELPALLPHFPQAKDAFFSERPVREQSAALNATLQAAYFIIGVRAAGLAAGPMTGFDAAGIEKEFLDGDHKLLMAVNIGKPGEDAWFPRLPRLSYDEVITTV
- a CDS encoding class I SAM-dependent DNA methyltransferase yields the protein MPLTLGELESYLAKAADLLRGSIDQADFKAYIFPLMFFKRISDVYDEEYARALDESGGDHTYAAFEENHRFAIPVGCHWADVRERTENVGEALKTAFRGIEQANQGALYGIFGGATWTNKDKLPDSKLIDLIEHFSIKTLSISQAAPDVLGQAYEYLIKRFADQSNKKAGEYYTPREVVALLVNILDPQEGETVYDPACGTGGMLIEVIQHITARGGDPKTVLGKLYGQEKVLTTSAIARMNLLLHGMEDFHIERGDTLRDPAYFDHGRLARFDCVVANPPFSLKNWGHEQWASDPWGRNELGGVPPKGYADWAWVQHMLTSSAPTGGRVAVVLPLGALFRQGAEGRVRERILNAGFVEAVIGLAPSLFYGTDLAACVLILRRQRPAEQQNKVLFVNGEMLFKRGRNQNTLEPDHAETLLKAYQQYANQYGLAAVATLEKIKANGWNLNIPLYVEPAVGEQITLEQAVADLKTAHAKARETRAALEAELAKWGLGA
- a CDS encoding DUF4245 domain-containing protein, translated to MASKRGKQTVRDMILSMLVITAVAGVVYIFIPHDDKADPIKAVDYRVELATARRAAPYPVAAPAGLPEGWKPTSVSYEGQNGAGWHLGFLDPDKKYVAVEQSTAPAKKYVSEVSRDAENTGRTREVSGQDWEIWNGPKYDALVLHAEGVTTVVTGSAPADRLAEMAAALKTAPAADASGAPAAS
- a CDS encoding WhiB family transcriptional regulator; translation: MLHMPHQPLQVAAVPSQRTPAREDEAGPWHSEAVCRRDEAGLFFAPSKEPTAARLAREEAAKQVCARCPVMVECREHALVQPEPYGVWGGLTAAERRVVLARRRRRDMELKAAAPTGRIAG
- a CDS encoding exodeoxyribonuclease VII small subunit → MTDDGTTTAAATGTLGYEQARDELIEVVRRLEAGGTTLEESLALWERGEELAKVCRHWLEGARARLDAALARPEEPSEAGGDAE
- a CDS encoding ROK family protein encodes the protein MEIFGVDIGGSGIKGAPVDLDRGELAQARHKVLTPHPATPGSVADGVAEVVGHFDWQGPVGITFPGVVTGGVTRTAANVDKGWIDTDARALLSERIGQSVTILNDADAAGIAEMTFGAGRDRKGTVIVLTLGTGIGSAVFTDGQLVPNTELGHLELHGHDAEKRASTKAKEDEDLSWQHWAHRVQKYLVHVEMLFSPELFIIGGGVSRKAEKFLPLIEHVRAEMVPAQLQNNAGIVGAAMAAAGK
- the ychF gene encoding redox-regulated ATPase YchF; translation: MSLTIGIVGLPNVGKSTLFNALTKNDVLAANYPFATIEPNVGVVGVPDPRLNKLAEIFSSQKLLPATVDFVDIAGIVRGASEGEGLGNKFLANIRESDAICQVIRAFKDENVVHVDGKVSPKDDIETINTELILADLQSVEKAVPRLTKEARLQKDKVAVLAAVEEAQKILEAGDTLFSQGITAGTEKGRLLHELHLLTTKPFLYVFNVDEDELVDEDFKNEQRALVAPAEAIFLNAKIESELIELDDEEALELLQSMGQEEPGLATLGRVGFDTLGLQTYLTAGPKEARAWTIKKGATAPEAAGVIHTDFQKGFIKAEIVSFDDLVETGSVAEARAKGKARMEGKDYVMQDGDVVEFRFNV